The Akkermansiaceae bacterium genome has a window encoding:
- the rplL gene encoding 50S ribosomal protein L7/L12, producing MADLKKIAEELGKLTVLEAAELVKSLEEEWGVSAAAPAAAAAAPVAAAEAAEEKTEFDVVLAEAGGNKIAVIKAVREVASGLGLADAKKLVESAPVPVLEGASKDDAEAAKAKLEEAGAKVELK from the coding sequence ATGGCTGACTTAAAAAAAATAGCTGAAGAACTGGGCAAACTCACCGTGCTTGAAGCCGCTGAGCTTGTAAAATCCCTCGAAGAAGAGTGGGGCGTTTCCGCCGCCGCTCCTGCCGCCGCCGCCGCTGCACCTGTTGCCGCCGCTGAAGCTGCCGAGGAAAAAACTGAATTCGACGTCGTGCTCGCTGAAGCCGGTGGAAACAAGATCGCTGTCATTAAGGCAGTGCGCGAAGTTGCCAGCGGTCTCGGTCTTGCTGATGCCAAAAAACTTGTCGAGAGCGCTCCCGTTCCCGTACTTGAAGGCGCATCCAAGGACGACGCAGAAGCAGCCAAGGCCAAGCTTGAAGAAGCTGGTGCCAAGGTTGAACTCAAGTAG
- the rplJ gene encoding 50S ribosomal protein L10 yields MNPDKKYIIDELYERVNSSPFVLVVDYTGMTVPEFNELRNRLLDNGSECHVAKNTYMRKALENAELPDISEHLLGQTAFVTGDSDVCGAAKTIKNFVKEFKKPEVKTGILDGDILDAAQINALADLPSREVLLATLLGTINAPASQLVRTINEPAASLARVIKAKYEG; encoded by the coding sequence ATGAATCCTGATAAGAAATACATCATCGACGAACTCTACGAGCGCGTCAACTCGTCCCCATTTGTCCTGGTAGTTGATTACACGGGTATGACCGTTCCTGAGTTCAATGAACTCCGTAACCGCCTCCTCGACAACGGCTCCGAGTGCCACGTCGCCAAGAACACCTACATGCGTAAGGCCCTTGAAAACGCGGAACTGCCGGACATCAGCGAACACCTTCTCGGTCAGACCGCATTTGTCACCGGCGATTCCGATGTCTGTGGCGCTGCCAAGACCATCAAGAACTTCGTCAAGGAGTTCAAGAAACCAGAAGTAAAGACCGGTATCCTCGACGGCGACATCCTCGACGCTGCCCAGATCAATGCCCTTGCCGACCTCCCATCCCGCGAGGTTCTGCTGGCAACACTTCTCGGCACCATCAACGCACCTGCCTCACAGCTCGTCCGCACCATCAACGAACCCGCCGCCTCACTGGCCCGGGTCATCAAAGCAAAATACGAAGGGTAA
- a CDS encoding 50S ribosomal protein L1, with protein sequence MSKRSKRYQKAAELVDSSKQYGIEDAVGLIKKFPAPKFDPTVTLSFKLGVDPRKSDQMVRGSVALPHGTGKNVRVVVFATGDAAKAAQAAGADEVGMEDLIKKVLDGFTDFDAAIATPDAMLEVRKIARVLGPRGLMPNPKTGTVTEDTAAAVNAVKAGRIDYKLDKNGNVSAAIGKASFTNEQLLANATALLESVAKAKPATAKGNYIQNVTLAASMCPGVALESSLYTTN encoded by the coding sequence ATGAGCAAAAGAAGCAAACGCTACCAAAAAGCCGCCGAACTTGTCGATTCAAGCAAGCAATACGGCATCGAAGACGCAGTGGGACTGATTAAAAAGTTCCCCGCACCCAAGTTTGACCCCACGGTCACTCTTTCATTCAAACTCGGAGTCGACCCGCGTAAAAGCGACCAAATGGTCCGCGGCTCGGTCGCACTTCCCCACGGCACTGGTAAAAATGTCCGTGTTGTTGTATTCGCCACGGGTGATGCCGCCAAGGCCGCCCAAGCCGCGGGTGCCGACGAAGTAGGTATGGAAGACCTGATCAAAAAGGTCCTCGACGGCTTCACCGATTTCGATGCCGCCATCGCCACTCCCGACGCCATGCTCGAGGTCCGTAAGATCGCACGTGTCCTCGGACCACGTGGCCTCATGCCCAACCCCAAGACCGGCACTGTGACCGAAGACACCGCCGCCGCCGTCAACGCGGTCAAGGCTGGCCGTATCGACTACAAACTCGATAAAAACGGCAACGTCTCCGCCGCCATCGGTAAAGCATCCTTTACCAACGAGCAACTGCTCGCCAACGCCACCGCCCTTCTTGAGAGCGTCGCCAAGGCGAAGCCGGCTACCGCCAAGGGAAACTACATCCAGAACGTCACCCTGGCCGCCAGCATGTGCCCCGGTGTCGCCCTCGAATCCTCCCTCTACACCACTAACTAA
- the rplK gene encoding 50S ribosomal protein L11 — MAKEVKQILKLQIQAGQANPSPPVGPALGQAGVNIMQFCKDFNAATQKQTGDLLPTVITVYKDASFTFITKNPPAAVLLKKAAKIASGSGEPNRVSCGKITKAQLMEVVNMKISDLNTDDPEQAAKILAGTARQMGLEITGM, encoded by the coding sequence ATGGCCAAGGAAGTCAAACAAATCCTCAAACTGCAAATCCAAGCAGGTCAAGCCAACCCGTCCCCCCCCGTAGGCCCCGCCCTCGGTCAGGCCGGCGTCAACATCATGCAGTTCTGCAAGGACTTCAACGCAGCTACCCAAAAGCAAACCGGTGATCTCCTGCCTACCGTCATCACCGTCTACAAGGACGCCTCCTTCACCTTCATCACCAAAAACCCACCGGCTGCCGTCCTTCTCAAAAAGGCCGCTAAAATCGCCTCCGGCTCCGGTGAACCCAACAGGGTGAGCTGCGGAAAAATCACCAAAGCCCAGCTGATGGAAGTCGTCAACATGAAGATTTCCGACCTCAATACCGACGACCCCGAGCAAGCCGCCAAGATCCTCGCCGGCACCGCCCGCCAGATGGGCCTCGAAATCACAGGTATGTAA
- the nusG gene encoding transcription termination/antitermination factor NusG: protein MPNIPEPSKQWYVVHVLSGQEQKVRDRINRLVESEEMGDVIYEVLVPQERVEENRKGKKIETKRKFFPGYIIVNMKLFDEAQNLVDKTWYFIKEMDGVIGFAGTKDKPIPMRQREVEGMLGQIKEREENVRPAISFETGDSVKVGDGPFEGQTGIIEEIDHETGKLLVSVTIFGRATPVELEAWQVETA, encoded by the coding sequence ATGCCCAACATTCCAGAACCAAGCAAGCAATGGTACGTCGTCCACGTTCTCTCCGGCCAGGAGCAGAAAGTCCGCGACCGGATCAATCGCCTCGTGGAGTCCGAGGAAATGGGCGATGTCATCTACGAGGTCCTCGTTCCCCAGGAACGCGTCGAGGAAAACCGCAAGGGCAAGAAAATCGAAACCAAACGTAAATTCTTCCCAGGATACATCATCGTCAACATGAAGCTCTTTGATGAAGCCCAGAACCTCGTCGACAAGACATGGTATTTCATCAAGGAAATGGACGGAGTCATCGGCTTCGCCGGCACCAAGGACAAACCCATCCCCATGCGCCAGCGTGAGGTCGAGGGCATGCTTGGACAGATCAAGGAGCGTGAGGAAAACGTCCGCCCCGCCATCAGCTTCGAAACAGGCGACTCCGTCAAGGTCGGCGACGGCCCCTTCGAAGGCCAGACCGGTATCATCGAGGAAATCGACCACGAAACCGGCAAACTGCTCGTTTCCGTCACCATCTTCGGCCGTGCCACCCCGGTCGAACTTGAAGCCTGGCAAGTCGAAACCGCCTGA
- a CDS encoding preprotein translocase subunit SecE, whose product MFRKIATFIHEVKAELRKASWPWDNDPKVKGFKKYKELVDSTLVVLVAMILLAGFVSLFDVVATKVLGLITSLGQ is encoded by the coding sequence ATGTTCAGGAAAATCGCCACCTTTATCCACGAAGTCAAAGCCGAGCTCCGCAAGGCATCATGGCCGTGGGATAACGACCCCAAAGTCAAAGGCTTCAAAAAATACAAGGAACTTGTCGACTCCACTCTGGTAGTACTCGTCGCCATGATACTGCTCGCGGGATTCGTTTCCCTCTTTGACGTTGTCGCCACCAAGGTTCTCGGTCTCATTACCAGCCTCGGGCAGTAA
- the tuf gene encoding elongation factor Tu, whose amino-acid sequence MAKEAFERNKPHVNVGTIGHVDHGKTTLTAAITSVLAEQGGGVAKAYADIDAAPEERERGITISTAHVEYETPNRHYAHVDCPGHADYVKNMITGAAQMDGGILVVSAADGPMPQTREHILLARQVGVPALVVFMNKTDQVDDAELLELVEMEIRELLSAYEFPGDDIPVISGSALKALEGDADQKANILKLMEAVDTYIPEPERPVDLDFLMPIEDVFSIEGRGTVATGRIERGIVKKMQEVEIVGIRDTQTTTVTDIEMFRKLLDEGRAGDNVGLLMRGLKKDDLERGQVIAKKGSVTPHTVFKGEIYVLSKDEGGRHTPFFSNYRPQFYFRTTDVTGSIKLPDGVEMVMPGDNVELEVTLITPIAMEKTMRFAIREGGRTVGAGRVGEIIA is encoded by the coding sequence ATGGCTAAAGAAGCATTCGAAAGGAACAAGCCACACGTCAACGTCGGCACAATCGGCCACGTTGACCACGGCAAGACAACTCTCACAGCAGCAATCACCAGCGTCCTTGCAGAGCAAGGCGGCGGTGTGGCTAAGGCATATGCTGATATTGACGCAGCTCCCGAGGAGCGCGAGCGCGGTATCACCATCTCCACGGCACACGTTGAGTATGAGACCCCAAACCGTCACTACGCACACGTTGACTGCCCAGGTCACGCTGACTATGTGAAAAACATGATCACCGGTGCTGCCCAGATGGACGGTGGTATCCTCGTGGTATCCGCAGCGGACGGCCCAATGCCCCAGACCCGTGAGCACATCCTGCTTGCCCGTCAGGTCGGCGTTCCTGCCCTCGTTGTTTTCATGAACAAAACGGACCAGGTTGACGACGCGGAACTCCTCGAGCTCGTCGAAATGGAAATCCGTGAACTTCTCAGCGCCTACGAATTCCCCGGTGACGACATCCCTGTGATCTCCGGCTCCGCCCTCAAGGCTCTCGAAGGTGACGCCGATCAAAAGGCCAACATCCTCAAGCTCATGGAGGCCGTTGACACATACATCCCTGAGCCTGAGCGCCCAGTGGACCTTGACTTCCTCATGCCTATTGAGGACGTGTTCTCCATCGAGGGTCGTGGCACTGTTGCCACCGGCCGTATCGAGCGCGGTATCGTCAAGAAAATGCAGGAAGTCGAGATCGTCGGCATCCGCGACACACAGACGACTACCGTCACGGACATCGAAATGTTCCGTAAGCTCCTTGACGAAGGTCGCGCAGGCGACAACGTCGGCCTCCTCATGCGTGGTCTCAAGAAGGACGACCTCGAGCGTGGCCAGGTGATCGCCAAGAAAGGCAGCGTGACTCCTCACACCGTCTTCAAAGGTGAAATCTACGTCCTCAGCAAAGACGAGGGTGGACGTCACACTCCATTCTTCAGCAACTACCGTCCCCAGTTCTACTTCCGTACGACTGACGTTACCGGCAGCATCAAGCTTCCCGACGGTGTTGAGATGGTCATGCCTGGCGACAACGTCGAGCTTGAAGTTACTCTCATCACACCTATCGCCATGGAAAAAACCATGCGCTTCGCTATCCGCGAAGGTGGCCGCACCGTTGGTGCAGGTCGTGTAGGTGAGATTATCGCCTAA
- a CDS encoding MMPL family transporter, giving the protein MRKIIVVILLTLVSVVGLVRLGFDTDILVMLPEEVPEVHGLKAHRDILERGGALIITLECGEEDAGLLEDEAMSLAGYLKEKGIVSEARWRPVFEEDPDGLGELIAYLWLNGDQRQWDDLIRGLGEGESKPRLEQALKRLGTVMDMSAMQLSARDPFDFFSHDSARVFEDSESEDGGYASNDGRMHLVFARPAEPITGYKVTKDWIGLVQSTADDWKQSGDHAWVEIAYTGGPVFTSEVGDGMEKDVRGTVGLTLLLVGLLFWWMQKNLKLLAALTGMLVLIFMVTLGTASLVYGKLSMLSVGFASILIGLAVDYGMVICQEARVSGQDVAGLRRAVTKGIVWAAITTSAVFAALCFSSLPGVRQLGVLVAIGILAGAVVMLVLYVPMVSRMKINPIALDEETGSVSGAHPRVGFLSPKLSTVILLSAMLLSVLLIGVRGLPKITFDFSVMQPSYSPGMEAMGKIKDRMPTWNSLGIQVVVEADNDQDMLRRLRDAQGRVDASVRRNAITSGAMPVGLWPDFERQQGNRTKLGQLLASRKRLEREAHDAGFSDDGMSLSLSVLDALEKFSRQDGIIYPRSEAALEILQGYLWRSPEGGGLAKGRIVTDVAEKPGKEDLEVLRELNGEGSYTSGWALLSPAVLPMIHRDVTHIFVPMGAILLLMLIIVFRDARDVVLVSCCLATPMLLVIACMRMLEVDWDMLNIVAIPLLLGMGMDYGIHMVMALRRHADQPDKVWHGIGKALMFCGASTAIGFGSLATASNEALAGMGTLCAAGILLTMVCSVFIMPGAWRVIHRA; this is encoded by the coding sequence GTGCGGAAGATCATCGTCGTCATTTTACTCACCCTGGTTTCGGTTGTCGGACTCGTGCGTCTCGGTTTTGATACGGATATACTGGTGATGCTGCCCGAGGAGGTTCCGGAGGTCCACGGACTCAAAGCCCACCGGGACATACTGGAGCGGGGAGGGGCGCTGATCATCACCCTTGAATGTGGTGAGGAGGATGCCGGGCTGCTGGAGGATGAAGCGATGTCGCTTGCCGGCTACCTCAAGGAAAAGGGGATCGTCAGTGAGGCGCGCTGGCGTCCGGTGTTTGAAGAGGACCCTGACGGCCTGGGGGAGTTGATCGCCTACCTCTGGCTCAATGGGGACCAGCGGCAATGGGATGACTTGATCCGGGGGCTCGGTGAGGGGGAATCCAAACCCCGGCTCGAGCAGGCGTTAAAGCGGCTTGGCACGGTGATGGACATGTCGGCGATGCAGCTCTCGGCGCGCGACCCGTTTGACTTTTTCAGCCACGACTCCGCGAGGGTGTTCGAGGACAGTGAGTCCGAAGACGGCGGCTACGCGAGTAACGATGGACGGATGCATCTGGTATTTGCGCGACCCGCCGAGCCGATTACCGGATATAAGGTGACCAAGGACTGGATCGGCTTGGTCCAGTCGACGGCCGACGACTGGAAGCAAAGCGGCGACCATGCCTGGGTGGAGATCGCCTACACCGGGGGGCCGGTCTTCACCTCGGAAGTGGGGGATGGCATGGAGAAGGATGTCCGTGGGACGGTGGGGCTGACCTTGCTGTTAGTGGGGCTGTTGTTCTGGTGGATGCAGAAAAACCTGAAACTGCTCGCGGCGCTCACCGGGATGCTGGTACTGATCTTTATGGTGACACTCGGGACAGCCAGCCTGGTTTACGGAAAGCTGAGCATGCTGAGCGTTGGATTTGCCTCGATCCTGATCGGGTTGGCGGTCGACTACGGTATGGTGATTTGCCAGGAAGCCCGGGTGTCGGGCCAGGACGTTGCCGGGTTGCGCCGGGCGGTCACCAAGGGCATTGTGTGGGCGGCGATCACCACCTCGGCGGTGTTTGCCGCACTGTGCTTCAGTAGTTTGCCAGGGGTCAGGCAGCTTGGTGTGTTGGTGGCGATCGGCATCCTGGCGGGTGCGGTGGTGATGCTGGTGCTTTATGTGCCGATGGTCAGTCGCATGAAGATCAATCCTATTGCCTTGGATGAAGAAACAGGCTCTGTTAGTGGCGCCCATCCCAGGGTTGGGTTTCTTTCGCCGAAGCTATCCACCGTGATACTGTTGTCGGCCATGCTTCTGTCGGTGCTCCTGATCGGTGTGCGGGGACTGCCCAAAATAACCTTCGATTTTTCCGTCATGCAGCCGAGCTATTCCCCGGGTATGGAGGCGATGGGCAAGATCAAAGACCGTATGCCGACGTGGAACTCGCTGGGGATCCAAGTGGTGGTCGAGGCAGACAATGACCAGGACATGCTGCGGCGCCTCCGCGACGCCCAGGGCCGGGTTGATGCCTCGGTTCGGCGGAACGCGATCACCAGTGGCGCCATGCCCGTTGGGTTGTGGCCGGATTTCGAGCGGCAGCAGGGAAACCGCACCAAGCTGGGTCAGTTGCTCGCTTCCCGTAAACGACTGGAGAGAGAAGCCCACGACGCTGGATTTTCCGACGACGGAATGTCGCTGTCGCTTTCGGTATTGGACGCGTTGGAAAAATTTAGTCGGCAAGATGGAATCATCTACCCCCGGAGTGAGGCGGCGCTGGAGATCCTGCAAGGCTATCTGTGGCGTAGTCCGGAGGGTGGGGGGCTGGCCAAAGGGCGGATTGTTACCGATGTGGCTGAGAAGCCCGGTAAAGAGGACCTTGAGGTGCTGCGGGAATTAAATGGAGAAGGTTCCTACACGTCCGGATGGGCGCTGTTGAGTCCAGCCGTATTACCGATGATCCACCGGGATGTGACCCATATTTTTGTGCCGATGGGGGCGATCCTTCTGCTGATGCTGATAATCGTTTTCCGCGACGCCCGTGATGTGGTGCTTGTTTCCTGCTGTTTGGCGACTCCCATGCTGCTGGTGATCGCCTGCATGAGAATGCTGGAGGTCGATTGGGATATGCTCAACATCGTGGCTATTCCTCTGCTGCTCGGTATGGGAATGGATTACGGCATCCATATGGTGATGGCGCTCCGGCGCCACGCCGATCAACCGGACAAGGTTTGGCATGGAATAGGAAAGGCGCTGATGTTTTGCGGCGCATCCACCGCGATTGGTTTTGGCTCGCTCGCAACGGCATCAAATGAAGCCCTGGCCGGGATGGGCACGCTCTGTGCCGCCGGTATTCTACTCACCATGGTTTGCTCCGTCTTTATCATGCCCGGTGCCTGGCGTGTTATCCATCGCGCCTAG
- a CDS encoding DNA cytosine methyltransferase, with amino-acid sequence MKAIKSLELFSGAGGLATGLGECGVEHAGFVEWNSDACATLRHNHDRDRVWNEDVSEMDFKQFGVIDLVAGGPPCQPFSLAGKHKGSMDSRDMFPHAARAISECRPKAFIFENVKGLLRKSFSSYFEYILLRLSYPEVIIRSGEEWEGHLSRLERHHTSGSKSGLCYKVLFRLVDAADYGVPQRRERVIIVGIREDLNAEWSFPNPTHSLESLLWDQYVSGDYWERHGVKRPARHCYDKRILDSIHRTEKEAGFFSPELKAWRTIRDQLAELPEPDDQGSFHPEHQIRYGAKSYPGHTGSFIDLPSKTLKAGDHGVPGGENMIKFHDGSLRYLTTYEAKRIQTFPRDYRILGSWTESMRQIGNAVPVRLGRVVSKSVIESVWSKHKCPTKRWTQRATTCEST; translated from the coding sequence ATGAAAGCAATAAAAAGCTTGGAATTATTCTCCGGTGCGGGCGGTTTGGCAACTGGCTTGGGAGAATGTGGTGTTGAGCATGCCGGCTTTGTCGAGTGGAATAGTGACGCCTGCGCAACATTGCGGCATAATCATGATAGGGATCGGGTCTGGAATGAGGATGTTAGTGAAATGGATTTCAAACAATTTGGAGTTATAGACCTCGTTGCAGGCGGCCCACCTTGCCAACCCTTCTCACTCGCAGGTAAACACAAGGGGTCGATGGATTCCAGAGACATGTTTCCTCATGCGGCTCGCGCAATTTCAGAATGCCGTCCCAAGGCATTTATTTTTGAGAACGTCAAGGGGCTGTTAAGAAAGTCTTTTTCTTCATATTTTGAGTATATTCTACTCAGGCTTTCCTATCCTGAGGTCATCATCCGAAGTGGTGAAGAGTGGGAGGGGCATTTGTCTCGATTGGAGCGTCATCACACATCGGGAAGTAAATCAGGGTTGTGTTACAAAGTTCTCTTTAGGCTCGTTGATGCAGCTGACTATGGCGTTCCTCAGAGGAGAGAGCGTGTAATCATCGTAGGGATACGCGAAGATTTGAATGCTGAATGGTCGTTTCCAAATCCTACACATTCTTTGGAATCTCTACTTTGGGATCAATATGTGAGTGGGGATTATTGGGAACGTCATGGTGTGAAACGCCCCGCAAGGCATTGCTACGATAAAAGAATCTTGGACTCGATCCATCGCACTGAAAAAGAGGCAGGGTTTTTCTCCCCCGAACTTAAGGCGTGGCGGACTATTCGTGATCAGTTGGCCGAACTTCCAGAACCTGACGATCAAGGTTCTTTCCATCCTGAACATCAAATTAGATATGGAGCCAAGAGTTATCCCGGCCATACTGGGAGCTTTATAGATCTCCCAAGTAAAACTCTTAAAGCAGGGGACCATGGAGTCCCCGGCGGAGAAAACATGATAAAATTTCACGATGGTTCACTCCGCTATTTGACCACCTACGAAGCTAAAAGAATACAGACTTTCCCGCGTGACTATCGTATTTTGGGTTCATGGACGGAAAGCATGCGACAGATTGGTAACGCTGTTCCAGTGCGCCTTGGTAGAGTTGTTTCAAAATCCGTGATTGAGTCTGTATGGTCAAAGCATAAATGCCCAACCAAGCGTTGGACTCAACGTGCTACCACATGTGAGTCAACTTGA
- a CDS encoding Eco29kI family restriction endonuclease, translated as MAKFNRQEHVYTSPDFEEIVKDTIRFFNGTPVYAVPAPERFYGTGVYAIYCVAKSGVYKDFHEINRTSFDVPIYVGKAVPTGWRQGRIGNSDSMCYELYNRIREHGRSIESGDALQISDFHCRFMILESKETDLIGTVEAALIRKYQPIWNTLLDGFGNHDPGSGRYQQAKSDWDVCHPGRAWAEKCQGKPTPKNSLLASIRQFMENARKS; from the coding sequence ATGGCTAAATTTAATAGGCAAGAACATGTATACACTAGTCCAGATTTTGAAGAAATCGTCAAAGATACGATACGGTTCTTCAATGGTACACCTGTATACGCGGTACCTGCTCCCGAACGATTCTATGGCACAGGCGTTTATGCCATCTATTGTGTAGCAAAATCAGGAGTTTACAAAGATTTTCATGAAATCAACCGAACATCTTTTGATGTTCCCATTTATGTTGGGAAAGCTGTGCCCACAGGGTGGAGGCAAGGCCGAATCGGCAATAGTGATTCGATGTGTTATGAATTGTACAATAGAATAAGAGAGCATGGTCGCTCGATCGAGTCTGGGGATGCTCTACAAATTTCTGATTTTCATTGTCGTTTCATGATTTTAGAAAGTAAAGAAACCGATTTAATTGGTACGGTGGAGGCTGCCCTTATTCGCAAGTATCAGCCGATCTGGAATACGCTTTTGGATGGATTTGGAAATCATGATCCAGGGAGCGGGCGCTATCAACAGGCCAAATCAGACTGGGATGTGTGTCATCCCGGACGGGCGTGGGCTGAAAAATGCCAAGGGAAACCAACCCCGAAAAATTCGTTGCTTGCTTCAATCAGGCAGTTCATGGAGAATGCTAGGAAATCATGA
- a CDS encoding transposase — MVTAGTYQKAHWFDTDDKIDSLCGGLHKYAQKHQWRLQAWAVFSNHYHFVATSPDAGAENLKGFIRELHSRSARWLNKQDGVTGRKVWHNYWESQITFEASYYARLNYVHQNAVKHGLVPVANLYPWCSAHWFEQNADPATVKTIYNFKTDRINVKDEF, encoded by the coding sequence ATGGTAACAGCGGGGACTTATCAGAAAGCTCATTGGTTTGATACTGATGACAAAATTGATTCTTTGTGTGGAGGTCTACACAAGTATGCTCAAAAGCACCAATGGCGATTACAAGCCTGGGCGGTGTTTTCTAACCATTACCACTTCGTAGCAACCTCTCCGGATGCAGGAGCAGAAAATTTAAAGGGTTTTATCCGCGAGTTACATAGTCGGTCCGCCCGCTGGCTTAACAAGCAGGATGGCGTGACGGGACGTAAAGTCTGGCATAATTATTGGGAGAGTCAGATCACGTTTGAAGCCAGCTACTATGCACGTTTAAATTACGTGCATCAGAATGCGGTGAAACATGGGCTGGTCCCCGTAGCCAATCTCTACCCATGGTGCAGCGCACATTGGTTCGAACAGAATGCCGACCCGGCAACCGTAAAAACAATCTACAATTTTAAAACCGACCGTATTAACGTCAAAGACGAATTTTAG
- a CDS encoding Na/Pi cotransporter family protein: MGLIGGLALFLFGMDQMASALKLIAGDGLRKILSRLTTNRFTGAAAGAVVTSIIQSSSVTTVLVVGFISAGLMNLSQSIGIIMGANIGTTMTAQIIAFKVTHYALLLIGAGFSLSFFLKNQRIQHYGKMIMGLGLVFFGMQLMSDGTAPLQSYEPFIEFMKNMHSPLLGIAFGALFTALVQSSSATTGIVIVLASQGFLPLPAGIALIFGANIGTCFTAWLASLGKSLEAKRAVTVHVLFNVAGVLLWFFFIPQLAEWVRILSPQAADLEGTQRLASETPRQIANAHTVFNVTNTLIFIWFVGPIGKLVVRLLPDHPSPSDDKAKARYLNPLLLETPVIALDAVRLELSRMGESVIDITGGALETVISGDAQAIRELWKMDNDIDELHASILDYLGELTRHKLTEAQSGVMRRYLSVANYLENVADMVETNLVEAGHDRLEANLVISQSTREVLTHFHEEVRLQMTRAMNAIVTNDHVAAADVIGAMPRINELASKAEEHLSHRLVANEPHRMIAFHLESELIEHLKRMYYVAKRIAMLVRENPSSQEMQAPAGAGDA; the protein is encoded by the coding sequence ATGGGGCTGATCGGAGGATTGGCGTTGTTTCTTTTTGGTATGGACCAGATGGCCTCCGCGCTCAAGCTGATCGCGGGTGACGGACTGCGCAAGATCCTTTCCAGGCTCACCACCAATCGTTTTACGGGTGCCGCCGCCGGCGCGGTGGTCACGTCCATCATCCAGTCGTCCTCGGTGACCACCGTCCTGGTGGTTGGCTTCATCTCCGCCGGACTGATGAACCTTTCGCAGTCGATCGGCATCATCATGGGAGCCAACATCGGCACCACCATGACCGCGCAGATCATCGCCTTCAAGGTCACCCATTACGCCCTGTTGCTCATCGGCGCCGGGTTCTCGCTTTCGTTTTTCCTCAAGAACCAACGCATCCAACACTACGGGAAAATGATCATGGGGCTCGGGCTTGTATTTTTCGGTATGCAGCTGATGAGCGACGGCACTGCGCCACTGCAATCGTATGAGCCGTTTATCGAGTTCATGAAAAACATGCACTCGCCGCTGTTAGGCATTGCCTTTGGCGCGCTGTTCACCGCGCTGGTGCAGAGTTCATCCGCCACCACCGGTATTGTCATCGTGCTCGCCAGCCAGGGTTTCCTCCCCCTCCCCGCTGGTATTGCGCTTATCTTTGGCGCCAACATCGGAACCTGTTTTACCGCCTGGCTTGCCTCGTTGGGAAAATCGTTGGAAGCCAAACGCGCTGTCACCGTACATGTGTTATTCAACGTCGCGGGCGTGCTGCTGTGGTTCTTTTTCATCCCGCAGCTTGCAGAATGGGTGAGGATCCTATCCCCACAGGCCGCCGATCTCGAAGGCACCCAGAGGCTGGCCTCGGAAACACCGCGCCAGATCGCCAATGCCCACACCGTTTTCAATGTCACCAACACCCTGATATTCATCTGGTTCGTCGGACCCATCGGCAAACTCGTGGTCCGACTGCTGCCCGACCACCCCTCGCCCAGTGACGACAAAGCCAAAGCGAGGTATCTCAACCCATTATTGTTAGAAACCCCGGTCATCGCGCTGGACGCGGTCAGGCTCGAACTCAGCCGGATGGGTGAATCGGTGATCGATATCACCGGAGGGGCGCTCGAAACGGTGATCAGCGGTGATGCCCAGGCCATCAGGGAGCTTTGGAAAATGGACAACGACATCGACGAGCTACACGCCTCCATCCTCGACTACCTTGGCGAACTCACCAGGCACAAACTGACAGAAGCGCAATCGGGCGTCATGCGCCGCTACCTGTCGGTGGCCAACTACTTGGAAAACGTCGCCGACATGGTGGAAACCAATCTGGTCGAGGCAGGGCATGACCGGCTGGAGGCCAACCTCGTCATCAGTCAGTCCACGCGCGAGGTGCTTACTCATTTTCATGAGGAGGTCCGGCTGCAAATGACCAGAGCCATGAACGCCATCGTTACCAACGATCATGTCGCGGCCGCAGACGTGATCGGTGCCATGCCCCGCATCAACGAGCTGGCCAGCAAGGCCGAGGAACACCTGTCGCACCGACTGGTCGCCAATGAACCACACCGCATGATCGCCTTCCACCTCGAGTCCGAACTCATCGAGCACCTCAAGAGGATGTATTACGTCGCCAAGCGTATCGCCATGCTCGTCAGGGAGAACCCGTCGAGCCAGGAAATGCAGGCACCGGCGGGTGCGGGAGATGCGTAG